From Chitinophagaceae bacterium, a single genomic window includes:
- a CDS encoding ROK family protein, producing MNFLWGIDLGGTKIEGVIIKEINEKPEVVCRMRVSTEAEKGYEHIIHQIYTLVDNLKKESGLIPSKIGIGTPGTLEPSTQTLKNSNTTCLNGKFLKKDIESALHLPIEIANDANCFAIAETLWGCVPEKVSKAEVVFGIIMGTGVGGGLVMFQKVPTGKHGIAGEWGHNFLDISGGNCYCGKVGCVERILSGPSLEKFYHSLSGEKKKLPDIYKSYQRKDDAHSTATMERMIHYFGKAVAMVINIVDPDAIVIGGGVGNIDLLYSEGVMEVKKYIFNPTLETPFLKPKLGDSAGVFGAALLTKDT from the coding sequence ATGAATTTTCTTTGGGGAATTGATTTAGGAGGAACAAAAATAGAGGGTGTTATTATAAAAGAAATAAATGAAAAGCCCGAAGTAGTATGCAGAATGAGGGTTTCCACAGAGGCAGAAAAAGGATACGAGCATATCATACACCAAATATATACCTTAGTAGATAATTTAAAAAAAGAAAGTGGGCTTATACCTTCCAAAATAGGAATAGGCACACCAGGGACTTTAGAACCAAGCACTCAAACTCTTAAAAATTCGAATACTACTTGTCTCAATGGAAAATTCTTAAAAAAAGATATAGAATCGGCACTGCATTTACCCATAGAAATAGCTAACGATGCCAATTGTTTTGCTATTGCAGAAACTCTTTGGGGATGTGTTCCCGAAAAGGTTTCAAAAGCAGAAGTTGTTTTTGGAATCATAATGGGGACAGGAGTAGGAGGAGGATTAGTCATGTTTCAAAAAGTTCCTACGGGCAAACATGGAATAGCTGGAGAATGGGGACATAATTTTTTAGATATATCGGGAGGAAACTGCTATTGTGGAAAAGTAGGATGCGTAGAAAGAATATTATCAGGTCCATCTTTAGAAAAATTCTACCACTCTCTTTCGGGAGAAAAGAAAAAACTTCCCGATATTTACAAATCATATCAGCGTAAAGATGATGCCCATTCTACCGCTACTATGGAAAGAATGATACATTACTTTGGCAAAGCAGTAGCCATGGTTATAAATATAGTAGACCCCGACGCTATTGTCATTGGTGGGGGAGTAGGAAATATTGATTTACTCTACTCAGAAGGAGTTATGGAAGTAAAAAAATATATATTTAATCCTACATTAGAGACCCCTTTTCTAAAACCAAAATTAGGAGATAGTGCAGGAGTTTTTGGAGCGGCTCTTCTCACAAAAGATACATAA
- the efp gene encoding elongation factor P: MSSTADFKNGLVIEYNNDLYAIVEFLHVKPGKGPAFVRTKLKSITSGKVIDNTFNSGVKVTIARVERRAYQFTFQDDYGYHFMDSKTFEELILNQAQIPNSDLLKEGQEVEITIHTDTDKPIICELPLFVDLKITHTEPGIRGDTATNVLKPATTETGASIKVPLFIGQDEIIRVDTRTRTYHERVKQ, encoded by the coding sequence ATGTCATCAACAGCAGATTTTAAGAATGGATTAGTGATAGAATATAACAATGATTTGTACGCTATCGTAGAGTTTTTGCATGTAAAACCGGGCAAGGGACCAGCATTTGTTCGCACAAAATTAAAAAGCATCACCAGTGGTAAGGTCATAGACAATACATTTAACTCAGGTGTAAAAGTGACTATCGCCAGAGTAGAACGAAGAGCATATCAGTTTACCTTTCAAGATGATTACGGTTATCACTTTATGGATAGCAAAACATTTGAGGAGCTTATATTGAATCAAGCACAAATACCCAATTCGGATCTTTTAAAAGAAGGGCAGGAAGTGGAAATTACTATTCATACAGATACAGATAAACCTATTATATGCGAGCTTCCCCTTTTTGTAGATTTAAAAATTACACATACGGAACCAGGTATCAGAGGAGATACTGCGACTAATGTTCTCAAACCCGCTACTACCGAGACAGGTGCCTCTATCAAGGTTCCTCTTTTTATTGGGCAGGATGAGATCATTAGAGTAGATACTCGCACGAGAACATACCACGAAAGAGTAAAACAATAA
- a CDS encoding thiamine pyrophosphate-dependent enzyme, with product MSKVIVNNVIEGKNMVSTEEVLRDYALVCQSRELSLQGRKEVFSGRAKFGIFGDGKEVTQVAMAKVFKNGDFRSGYYRDQTLVLAVGGLTEEEFFAQIYAHTDVEKEPASAGRLMNNHFSTRLLDENGEWMSQMERRNSVCDISCTAGQMPRIAGLGYASYLYRNNKKLQELPNTHKFSNNGNEVVWGTIGNASTSEGHFWETINAVGVLQLPVVISIWDDEYGISVPNKYHTTKSDIYKVLMGFQANDTEKGFQLFQVKGWDYENLIQVYKKAEDFARKQHIPSIIHVSELTQPQGHSTSGAHERYKDAQRLQWEKEYDCNKKFKEWILEHKIASEQQLLAIEKKAKESVYESKNKAWNNYLNDIKKDTTDLIPLIHTIANQSSHKEQILTLLEALQNSSSLEKKDIIRTLKSIFYITSHEAMEEKTTLKKYQEQLLQKYNEQYSSHLYSNSKTSATSVKEVPPEYSPDSEMVDGRTILQKNFDKALEREPRLFIIGEDVGMLGDVNQGLAGLQKKYGEIRVTDTGIRETTIIGQGIGAAIRGLKPITEIQYLDYIMFAIQTLSDDLACLHYRTRGGQKAPLIIRSRGHRLEGVWHSGSPMSVIMNSLRGIYLIVPRNMTRAVGFYNTLIQSEDPAIVVECLNGYRLKEKLPTNLENITLPLGIPDIIKEGNDITIVTYGAMCKIVEEADALLQKHNISAEIIDIQTLLPFDIQHRIVQSLQKTNKIIFADEDVPGGTSAFMMQQVLEVQGGYQFLDAPPATITAKEHRPAYASDGDYFSKPNAEMIFEKVYSIMSETNPIKYPPIF from the coding sequence ATGTCAAAAGTTATAGTTAACAATGTAATAGAGGGAAAAAATATGGTTTCTACCGAAGAGGTTTTGCGAGATTATGCTTTGGTCTGCCAAAGTAGAGAGCTGAGTTTGCAAGGAAGAAAAGAAGTTTTTTCAGGGAGAGCAAAATTTGGAATATTTGGCGATGGCAAAGAGGTTACTCAGGTGGCAATGGCAAAAGTATTCAAAAACGGGGACTTTAGATCGGGATACTATAGAGACCAAACCTTAGTACTCGCCGTAGGGGGATTGACAGAAGAGGAGTTTTTTGCCCAAATATACGCCCATACAGACGTAGAAAAAGAACCTGCATCAGCGGGACGACTTATGAATAATCATTTTTCTACTCGACTTTTGGACGAGAACGGAGAATGGATGTCTCAAATGGAAAGAAGAAACTCTGTATGTGATATTTCTTGCACTGCGGGACAAATGCCGAGAATAGCGGGATTAGGATATGCGTCCTATCTTTACAGAAATAATAAAAAACTCCAAGAACTTCCCAATACTCACAAGTTCTCAAATAACGGAAACGAAGTTGTTTGGGGAACAATAGGAAATGCCTCTACATCGGAAGGGCATTTTTGGGAAACCATCAATGCAGTGGGAGTGCTTCAATTACCCGTCGTTATTTCTATATGGGACGATGAATATGGCATCTCCGTTCCTAATAAATACCATACCACTAAGTCCGATATTTACAAAGTTTTAATGGGTTTTCAAGCAAATGATACAGAAAAAGGATTCCAACTCTTTCAGGTAAAAGGCTGGGATTATGAAAATCTGATACAGGTATATAAAAAAGCAGAAGATTTTGCAAGAAAGCAACATATCCCTTCTATTATCCACGTGAGCGAACTCACACAACCACAAGGACATTCTACATCGGGGGCTCACGAAAGATACAAAGACGCACAAAGATTACAATGGGAAAAAGAATACGACTGCAATAAAAAATTCAAAGAATGGATTTTAGAACACAAAATAGCATCCGAACAACAACTCTTAGCAATAGAAAAAAAAGCAAAGGAAAGCGTCTATGAAAGTAAAAATAAAGCATGGAATAACTACCTAAACGATATAAAAAAAGATACCACAGACCTCATTCCTCTGATTCATACTATTGCAAACCAAAGCTCACACAAAGAACAAATACTCACACTCTTAGAAGCATTGCAAAACTCTTCTTCTCTTGAAAAAAAAGACATCATAAGAACCTTAAAGAGCATATTCTATATCACCTCACACGAAGCTATGGAAGAGAAAACAACCCTCAAAAAATACCAAGAACAACTCCTTCAAAAATATAATGAACAATACAGCAGCCATCTCTATAGTAACTCAAAAACTTCTGCTACTTCTGTCAAAGAAGTTCCACCAGAATATTCCCCCGATAGTGAGATGGTAGATGGAAGAACTATTTTACAAAAAAACTTTGATAAAGCACTGGAAAGGGAGCCACGACTCTTTATAATAGGAGAAGATGTAGGAATGTTAGGAGATGTGAACCAAGGATTAGCAGGGCTACAAAAGAAATACGGAGAAATCAGAGTGACAGATACGGGCATCAGAGAAACCACTATCATCGGACAAGGAATAGGCGCCGCTATAAGAGGGCTCAAACCCATTACCGAAATCCAATATTTAGACTATATAATGTTTGCTATTCAAACCCTATCCGATGACCTTGCTTGCCTCCATTACAGAACCAGAGGCGGACAAAAAGCACCTCTTATCATACGCTCACGAGGGCATAGATTAGAAGGAGTATGGCATTCCGGATCCCCAATGTCCGTTATTATGAATAGCCTACGAGGAATATATCTCATAGTCCCCCGAAATATGACAAGAGCAGTCGGATTCTATAACACCCTTATCCAATCAGAAGACCCCGCCATTGTGGTAGAATGCCTCAACGGATACAGATTAAAAGAAAAACTCCCCACCAACTTAGAAAACATAACACTCCCACTCGGCATCCCCGATATAATAAAAGAAGGAAACGATATAACCATAGTTACATACGGGGCTATGTGTAAAATAGTAGAAGAAGCAGATGCTCTCCTGCAAAAACACAATATCTCTGCCGAAATAATCGATATACAAACCCTTCTGCCCTTTGATATACAACACAGAATCGTCCAATCCCTTCAAAAAACAAATAAAATTATCTTTGCAGACGAAGATGTCCCTGGCGGAACTTCTGCTTTTATGATGCAACAAGTACTAGAAGTACAAGGAGGATACCAATTTTTAGATGCCCCACCAGCTACCATAACTGCCAAAGAACATAGACCAGCTTATGCCTCTGATGGAGATTATTTCTCTAAACCCAATGCCGAAATGATCTTTGAAAAAGTATACTCCATTATGAGTGAGACAAATCCTATAAAGTACCCACCGATTTTTTGA